One segment of Hippopotamus amphibius kiboko isolate mHipAmp2 chromosome 4, mHipAmp2.hap2, whole genome shotgun sequence DNA contains the following:
- the LMOD2 gene encoding leiomodin-2: MSTFGYRRGLSKYESIDEDELLASLSAEELKELERELEDIEPDRSLPVGMRQKSLTEKTPTGTFSREALMAYWEKESQKLLEKERLGECGKVAEDHKEDSEEELIFTESTSEVSEEVYTEEEEEEEEEEEEEEEEDSEGEESTAENEKGINGSVHYDGDNSDNSRPKTFKSQIENIHLTNGHSERNTESPAAIHPCGNPTVIEDALEKIKNNDPDNTEVNLNNIENITSQTLTRFAEALRANTVVKTFSLANTHADDSAAMAIAEMLRVNRHITNINLDSNFITGKGILAIMRALQHNTVLTELRFHNQRHIMGSQVEMEIVKLLRENTTLLRLGYHFELPGPRMSMTSLLTRNMDKQRQKRMQEQKQQEGYDAGANLRTKVWQRGTPGSSPYASPKHSPWSSPKLPKKVQTVRSRPSSPAPAPPPPPPPPPPPPPLPPQRLSPPPPPPPPPLPEKKLITRNIAEVIKQQESAQRALRNGQKKKKGKKVKKQPNNILKEIKNSLRSVQEKKTEDGSRPSTPQRSAHENLMEAIRGSSIKQLRRVEVPEALR, encoded by the exons ATGTCTACCTTCGGCTACAGGAGAGGACTTAGCAAATACGAATCCATCGATGAAGATGAACTCCTGGCTTCCCTGTCAGCCGAGGAGCTGAAGGAGCTGGAGAGGGAGCTGGAAGACATTGAACCTGATCGCAGCCTTCCTGTGGGGATGAGGCAAAAGAGTCTGACCGAGAAAACCCCCACAGGGACATTCAGCAGAGAGGCACTGATGGCCTATTGGGAAAAGGAGTCCCAAAAACTCTTGGagaaggagaggctgggagagtgtGGAAAG GTTGCAGAAGACCACAAAGAGGACAGTGAGGAAGAGCTTATCTTTACCGAAAGTACCAGTGAGGTTTCTGAGGAGGTGTATacggaagaggaggaggaagaggaagaggaggaggaggaggaggaggaagaggacagcGAAGGCGAAGAAAGCACAGCTGAAAACGAGAAAGGGATTAATGGGTCTGTACATTATGATGGTGACAATTCTGACAACTCGAGGCCAAAGACATTTAAAAGTCAAATTGAAAACATACATCTGACCAACGGCCACAGCGAAAGGAACACAGAGTCCCCAGCTGCCATTCACCCCTGCGGAAACCCTACGGTGATCGAAGATGCGctggaaaagattaaaaacaatgatCCTGACAACACGGAAGTCAATCTGAACAATATTGAGAATATCACGTCGCAGACCCTCACCCGCTTCGCCGAGGCCCTCAGGGCCAACACGGTGGTGAAGACCTTCAGTCTGGCCAACACGCACGCCGACGACAGTGCGGCCATGGCCATCGCGGAGATGCTCCGCGTCAACCGGCACATCACCAACATCAACCTCGACTCCAACTTCATCACGGGCAAGGGCATCCTGGCCATCATGAGGGCTCTGCAGCACAACACCGTGCTCACCGAGCTGCGCTTCCACAACCAGAGGCACATCATGGGCAGCCAGGTGGAGATGGAGATCGTCAAGCTGCTGAGGGAGAACACCACGCTGCTGAGGCTGGGCTACCATTTCGAGCTCCCAGGACCAAGAATGAGCATGACCAGCCTCTTGACCAGAAACATGGATAAACAGCGGCAGAAGCGGATGCAGGAGCAAAAACAGCAGGAGGGGTACGATGCAGGAGCCAACCTTAGGACCAAAGTCTGGCAAAGGGGAACGCCTGGCTCTTCACCTTACGCATCTCCCAAGCACTCTCCCTGGTCATCCCCCAAACTCCCCAAGAAAGTCCAGACTGTGAGGAGCCGTCCTTCATCTCCAGCaccggcccctccccctcctcctccgccaccgccgccaccgccccctcttcctccccaaaggctgtcaccccctcctcctcctccaccccctccgcTCCCAGAGAAGAAACTCATCACCCGGAACATCGCAGAAGTTATCAAACAGCAGGAGAGTGCCCAGCGGGCATTACGAaatggacagaaaaagaaaaaagggaaaaaggttAAGAAACAGCCAAACAATAtcctaaaggaaattaaaaattcccTGAGGTCAGTGCAGGAGAAGAAAACGGAAGACGGTTCCCGACCTTCTACCCCACAGAGATCAGCTCATGAGAATCTCATGGAAGCTATTCGGGGAAGTAGCATAAAACAGCTGAGGCGG GTGGAAGTTCCAGAAGCTCTGCGATAA